The Falco rusticolus isolate bFalRus1 chromosome 5, bFalRus1.pri, whole genome shotgun sequence genome has a segment encoding these proteins:
- the CHADL gene encoding chondroadherin-like protein, which yields MRLSWGLLLLLAALALEWMAAACCPAPCVCDNLHAHVLCLNGSLTTIPTTIPQLTKKLNLRGNSFMVIPAGAFLATPYLTHLDLQRCKVERLEEGAFRGLGRLVYLNLASNSIAVLYQESLDGLSSLQQLILEGNRIEEIQPGAFGHLGSLIVLDLRANALVYLPDMVFQGLQVLRWLRLSHNTLHVLGSEAFAALPALRRLSLDHNELQALPGEALARLDGATWLDLGHNPITYVAEEALAMASLQHLFLDHASLQDVAPDAFARSPQLRTLDLRENQLQGLPPLAGAGGLVRLSLAGNPLLCSCLLRPFRDWLARSRVQAEGACAAPPALRGRPLNSLRPPEMRCGRPQPPPSSAVPLGQPRAAGSGQCPQGCTCSPEFHHGSCENRDLQEIPRGFPRDTRLLDLRRNAFGMVPPGAFPGLKELVSLHLQSCGIEALRPGALRGLQSLVYLYLANNRLSTLVATAFEGAPRLAYLDLDHNAFTSLPAGAFQLLPNLISLHLQHNAIGELAEGDLTGAGGLRWLYLAGNAIRHIAPAALAPTKVLEKLHLEGNHLVEVPTAALRGLPTLSELKLSQNPIKQLGDGVFLPVASSLQHLYLDNMGLEQISPGAFAGLGPKIRSLYLESNKMSNIPDMRNFTGLEILNLRNVPFHCDCQLLPLRRWIDKLNLRVGATCGSPAEAQGLKVKFSTTFQTCPGWGQGKAGGASPDKAASKPSKKKRSGKSPARGFRKSRA from the exons ATGAGGCTGTCCTGGGggctcctcctgctgctggcagctctggcaCTGGAGTGgatggctgctgcctgctgccctgcaccctgTGTCTGTGACAACCTCCACGCCCACGTCCTCTGCCTCAACGGGAGCCTGACGACCATCCCCACCACCATCCCACAG CTCACCAAAAAACTAAACCTTCGAGGCAACAGTTTCATGGTCATCCCAGCAGGAGCCTTCCTTGCCACTCCGTACCTCACACACTTGGATCTGCAGCGTTGCAAGGtggagaggctggaggaaggagctttccgggggctggggaggctggtCTACCTCAACCTGGCCTCCAACAGCATAGCAGTCCTCTACCAGGAATCCCTGGATGGACTGTCCTCACTCCAGCAGCTGATCCTGGAGGGCAACCGCATCGAGGAGATCCAGCCAGGTGCTTTTGGCCATCTAGGGTCCCTCATCGTCCTTGACCTCAGGGCAAATGCCTTGGTCTATCTCCCGGACATGGTCTTCCAGGGTCTGCAGGTCCTCAGATGGCTCCGGCTGTCCCACAACACCCTCCATGTGCTGGGCAGCGAGGCCTTCGCGGCTCTGCCCGCCCTGCGCAGGCTGAGCCTGGACCACAATgagctgcaggcactgcctggagaggccctggccaggctggatggggctaCCTGGCTGGACCTGGGCCACAATCCCATCACCTATGTGGCCGAGGAGGCCCTGGCCATggcctccctgcagcacctcttCCTGGACCATGCCTCCCTCCAGGACGTGGCACCTGACGCCTttgcccgcagcccccagctgcgCACGCTGGACCTCCGTGAAAaccagctgcaggggctgccacccctggccggggctggggggctggtgaggctcagcctggctgggaaCCCCCTGCTCTGTTCCTGCCTCCTGCGCCCCTTCCGTGACTGGCTGGCGAGGTCACGGGTGCAGGCGGAGGGGGCCTGCGCCGCACCCCCTGCGCTCCGCGGCCGGCCCCTCAACTCCCTGAGGCCCCCCGAGATGAGATGCGGCcgcccccagccgccccccagctctgccgtgccgctggggcagcccagggcagccggcAGCGGGCAGTGCCCCCAGGGGTGCACCTGCTCCCCCGAGTTCCATCACGGGTCCTGTGAGAACAGGGACCTGCAGGAGATCCCCCGGGGCTTCCCCAGGGACACCCGCCTCCTCGACCTGCGCCGAAACGCCTTCGGGATGGTGCCACCGGGCGCCTTCCCTGGCCTGAAGGAGCTGGTGTCCCTccacctgcagagctgtggcatCGAGGCACTGCGCCCTGGGGCACTGCGGGGGCTGCAGAGCTTGGTCTACCTCTACCTCGCCAACAACCGCCTCTCCACCTTGGTGGCCACTGCCTTCGAGGGGGCCCCGCGACTTGCCTACCTTGACCTGGACCACAATGCCTTCACCAGCCTGCCCGCGGGCGCCTTCCAGCTCCTACCCAACCTCATCTCCCTCCACCTGCAGCACAATGCCAttggggagctggcagagggtGACCTGACTGGGGCAGGGGGCCTGCGCTGGCTCTACCTTGCTGGGAACGCCATCAGACACATCGCCCCCGCTGCCCTGGCTCCCACCAAGGTGCTGGAGAAGCTGCACCTGGAAGGAAACCACCTGGTAGAGGTGCCTACAGCAGCCCTGCGGGGCTTGCCCACCCTGAGCGAGCTGAAGCTGTCCCAAAACCCCATCAAGCAGCTGGGGGATGGCGTCTTCCTGCCGGTGGCCTCCAGCCTGCAGCATCTCTACCTGGACAACATGGGCCTGGAGCAG ATTTCCCCCGGTGCCTTTGCTGGCCTTGGTCCCAAGATCAGAAGCCTCTACCTGGAGAGCAACAAAATGAGCAACATCCCTGACATGCGCAACTTCACGGGACTGGAGATCCTCAACTTGAGGAATGTGCCTTTCCACTGCGactgccagctccttcccctgcGCAG GTGGATCGACAAACTCAACCTCCGTGTAGGGGCCACCTGTGGGTCCCCTGCAGAAGCCCAGGGGCTGAAGGTGAAGTTTTCCACCACTTTCCaaacctgccctggctggggccaAGGCAAGGCTGGGGGAGCCAGTCCTGACAAGGCTGCAAGCAAGCCcagcaagaaaaagagatcGGGAAAATCACCAGCCAGAGGCTTCAGGAAGAGCAGAGCTTAG